One window of the Melanotaenia boesemani isolate fMelBoe1 chromosome 14, fMelBoe1.pri, whole genome shotgun sequence genome contains the following:
- the LOC121653690 gene encoding fizzy-related protein homolog isoform X1 yields the protein MDPEYEHRLLRQINIQSDNLSPVRLSQSLHSRTPTSSPLSSPSKQGDRFIPARAGANWNINFHRINENDKSPSQNRKTKEVSSDNVKADGLAYSALLKNELLGAGIEKIQDPQTEDRRLQPSTPEKRSLFTYSLNSKRSPPDDSTNISPYSLSPVSNKSQKLLRSPRKPTRKISKIPFKVLDAPELQDDFYLNLVDWSSINVLSVGLGTCVYLWSACTSQVTRLCDLSVEGDSVTSVGWSERGNFVAVGTHKGYVQIWDAGAGKKLFVLEGHTARVGALAWNADQLSSGSRDRMILQRDIRTPAQQSERRLQGHRQEVCGLKWSTDHQLLASGGNDNKLLVWNHSTLSPAQTYTDHLAAVKAIAWSPHQHGLLASGGGTADRCIRFWNTLTSQPLQCMDTGSQVCNLAWSKHANELVSTHGYSQNQILVWKYPALTQVAKLTGHSYRVLYLAMSPDGEAIVTGAGDETLRFWNVFSKTRSTKESVSVLNLFTRIR from the exons ATGGATCCCGAATATGAACATCGGCTTCTCCGCCAAATCAACATCCAGAGTGACAATTTAAGCCCTGTG AGGCTGTCACAGAGCCTGCACAGTCGGACACCCACTAGCTCCCCGCTGTCCTCACCCAGTAAGCAGGGAGACAGATTCATTCCGGCGAGAGCAGGAGCCAACTGGAATATCAACTTTCACAGGATCAAT gaAAATGACAAGTCACCAAGtcagaacagaaaaacaaaagaggtCTCTTCAGATAATGTCAAAG CAGATGGGCTTGCTTACTCTGCTTTACTGAAGAATGAGCTGCTGGGAGCAGGAATAGAAAAGATCCAGGACCCTCAGACAGAGGATAGACGTCTACAGCCCTCAACACCTGAGAAGAGGAGCCTATTCACT TATTCCCTCAATAGTAAAAGATCACCACCTGATGACAGCACTAACATCTCTCCATACTCGCTATCACCTGTGAGCAATAAAAG TCAGAAATTACTGCGTTCACCAAGGAAGCCAACACGCAAGATCTCCAAGATCCCCTTTAAGGTTCTGGATGCCCCTGAGCTGCAGGATGACTTTTACCTCAACCTGGTGGACTGGTCATCAATCAACGTGTTGAGCGTCGGGCTCGGCACATGTGTTTACCTGTGGAGTGCCTGCACCAGCCAG GTGACAAGGTTGTGTGATTTATCAGTGGAGGGAGACTCTGTCACATCCGTTGGATGGTCTGAAAGG GGAAATTTTGTGGCTGTGGGGACTCATAAGGGCTATGTTCAAATCTGGGATGCTGGTGCTGGCAAAAAGCTTTTTGTTCTGGAAGGACACACAGCCAGAGTTG GAGCATTGGCGTGGAATGCAGACCAGTTGTCCTCAGGAAGCCGTGATCGTATGATTCTTCAAAGAGACATCCGGACGCCTGCGCAGCAGTCAGAGAGACGGCTGCAGGGACACAGACAAGAAGTGTGTGGCTTGAAGTGGAGCACTGATCATCAGCTGCTTGCGTCTGGCGGCAACGACAACAag CTGCTAGTGTGGAACCACTCAACCCTGAGTCCAGCACAGACATACACGGATCACCTGGCGGCGGTAAAAGCCATCGCCTGGTCCCCTCATCAGCATGGCCTCCTTGCCTCTGGTGGCGGCACTGCCGATCGCTGCATTAGATTTTGGAATACACTGACATCGCAGCCACTGCAGTGTATGGATACCGGCTCTCAAGTCTGCAACTTGGCCTGGTCCAAACATGCTAATGAGCTG GTGAGCACCCATGGATACTCTCAAAACCAGATCTTGGTGTGGAAATATCCAGCTCTCACTCAGGTGGCCAAGCTCACAGGACACTCCTACAGAGTACTCTACCTG GCCATGTCTCCAGATGGTGAGGCAATAGTCACAGGAGCTGGAGACGAGACCCTGCGATTCTGGAATGTATTCAGTAAAACACGGTCAACaaag GAATCTGTATCAGTTTTAAATCTCTTCACCAGGATACGGTAA
- the LOC121653690 gene encoding fizzy-related protein homolog isoform X2, protein MDPEYEHRLLRQINIQSDNLSPVRLSQSLHSRTPTSSPLSSPSKQGDRFIPARAGANWNINFHRINENDKSPSQNRKTKEVSSDNVKDGLAYSALLKNELLGAGIEKIQDPQTEDRRLQPSTPEKRSLFTYSLNSKRSPPDDSTNISPYSLSPVSNKSQKLLRSPRKPTRKISKIPFKVLDAPELQDDFYLNLVDWSSINVLSVGLGTCVYLWSACTSQVTRLCDLSVEGDSVTSVGWSERGNFVAVGTHKGYVQIWDAGAGKKLFVLEGHTARVGALAWNADQLSSGSRDRMILQRDIRTPAQQSERRLQGHRQEVCGLKWSTDHQLLASGGNDNKLLVWNHSTLSPAQTYTDHLAAVKAIAWSPHQHGLLASGGGTADRCIRFWNTLTSQPLQCMDTGSQVCNLAWSKHANELVSTHGYSQNQILVWKYPALTQVAKLTGHSYRVLYLAMSPDGEAIVTGAGDETLRFWNVFSKTRSTKESVSVLNLFTRIR, encoded by the exons ATGGATCCCGAATATGAACATCGGCTTCTCCGCCAAATCAACATCCAGAGTGACAATTTAAGCCCTGTG AGGCTGTCACAGAGCCTGCACAGTCGGACACCCACTAGCTCCCCGCTGTCCTCACCCAGTAAGCAGGGAGACAGATTCATTCCGGCGAGAGCAGGAGCCAACTGGAATATCAACTTTCACAGGATCAAT gaAAATGACAAGTCACCAAGtcagaacagaaaaacaaaagaggtCTCTTCAGATAATGTCAAAG ATGGGCTTGCTTACTCTGCTTTACTGAAGAATGAGCTGCTGGGAGCAGGAATAGAAAAGATCCAGGACCCTCAGACAGAGGATAGACGTCTACAGCCCTCAACACCTGAGAAGAGGAGCCTATTCACT TATTCCCTCAATAGTAAAAGATCACCACCTGATGACAGCACTAACATCTCTCCATACTCGCTATCACCTGTGAGCAATAAAAG TCAGAAATTACTGCGTTCACCAAGGAAGCCAACACGCAAGATCTCCAAGATCCCCTTTAAGGTTCTGGATGCCCCTGAGCTGCAGGATGACTTTTACCTCAACCTGGTGGACTGGTCATCAATCAACGTGTTGAGCGTCGGGCTCGGCACATGTGTTTACCTGTGGAGTGCCTGCACCAGCCAG GTGACAAGGTTGTGTGATTTATCAGTGGAGGGAGACTCTGTCACATCCGTTGGATGGTCTGAAAGG GGAAATTTTGTGGCTGTGGGGACTCATAAGGGCTATGTTCAAATCTGGGATGCTGGTGCTGGCAAAAAGCTTTTTGTTCTGGAAGGACACACAGCCAGAGTTG GAGCATTGGCGTGGAATGCAGACCAGTTGTCCTCAGGAAGCCGTGATCGTATGATTCTTCAAAGAGACATCCGGACGCCTGCGCAGCAGTCAGAGAGACGGCTGCAGGGACACAGACAAGAAGTGTGTGGCTTGAAGTGGAGCACTGATCATCAGCTGCTTGCGTCTGGCGGCAACGACAACAag CTGCTAGTGTGGAACCACTCAACCCTGAGTCCAGCACAGACATACACGGATCACCTGGCGGCGGTAAAAGCCATCGCCTGGTCCCCTCATCAGCATGGCCTCCTTGCCTCTGGTGGCGGCACTGCCGATCGCTGCATTAGATTTTGGAATACACTGACATCGCAGCCACTGCAGTGTATGGATACCGGCTCTCAAGTCTGCAACTTGGCCTGGTCCAAACATGCTAATGAGCTG GTGAGCACCCATGGATACTCTCAAAACCAGATCTTGGTGTGGAAATATCCAGCTCTCACTCAGGTGGCCAAGCTCACAGGACACTCCTACAGAGTACTCTACCTG GCCATGTCTCCAGATGGTGAGGCAATAGTCACAGGAGCTGGAGACGAGACCCTGCGATTCTGGAATGTATTCAGTAAAACACGGTCAACaaag GAATCTGTATCAGTTTTAAATCTCTTCACCAGGATACGGTAA
- the haus5 gene encoding HAUS augmin-like complex subunit 5 isoform X1, with product MADRSLVKDLKRWATDEFCLPPDSLPNDNYFKTLCVGSGKSIWKYIIQHVFQQRNVRIMRGNIQWYKVLQDKELKQAEGQSEAAKQRELQKKIEQLKAEISHLDSQISGSEEQLTSQEQSISHIWAQKEDSQCRELLLKAFRQRCSLGCKVLSDDMQKVSDHCQVLDQIAREAEIQVMFDDEPSSSKDDNNLNSKAAAEAQVLHDLRELCEDRIHFYQSLQASELKTQHSAAKHMSREQRTAVFHYWLSTAEKVLGGYPPNHVLQALQYLASREQKELEEKIAALDVMQDVTALRFRYESNHLLDISAEEDDVLPPVKTLLEAAWEEVQQSLVELAQTRFRVQQLKNQLQIRKEEAEHEVSGVSDEFHNDSLALSTLEMELQHVMQTAARDYIRDRCIQLDQHAKSRQEALRNLRSQWQSILDFRDLVVLKQEQIRGLIKGNSAAKTQLIHLHRELQDFIEGKLVPQFDGVITAANSLRNSISKEVRQFGTVSFNSLDRRTVDGMQRVPASWLSIHRLQSPSFSNLCQSLAFPLYKAPEELCSLSRSQQLELRFLHQLLELYSATLQRVQKEAEQLHVSDQKALLSRVREEDQNLLKALLPRARGLTQRCAQGLSYGDQVKAAISYWWDKPAQHVLTEVCRGGLTYQQWLQRWKLAAKPS from the exons atgGCGGATAGAAGTCTTGTCAAAGATTTGAAACGCTGGGCGACAGATGAGTTTTGTTTGCCTCCAGACAGTCTACCTAATGACAACTACTTTAAAAC GCTGTGTGTTGGTAGTGGGAAGTCAATATGGAAATACATAATCCAACACGTTTTTCAACAAAg GAATGTGAGGATCATGCGTGGAAATATTCAGTG GTACAAAGTACTTCAAGACAAAGAG TTGAAGCAGGCTGAAGGCCAGAGTGAGGCTGCAAAGCAAAGAGAGCTTCAGAAGAAGatagagcagctgaaagctgaGATCAGTCACCTGGACTCTCAGATCAGTGGATCAGAAGAACAGCTGACCAGCCAAG AGCAATCTATCAGTCACATTTGGGCCCAAAAGGAGGACAGCCAGTGCAGAGAGCTGCTTCTGAAGGCCTTCAGACAACGCTGCAGCTTGGGCTGTAAGGTTCTCTCTGATGACATGCAGAAAGTCAGTGACCACTGCCAGGTGCTGGACCAGATTGCAAG GGAAGCAGAGATTCAGGTGATGTTTGATGATGAGCCATCCAGCAGCAAAGATGACAACAACCTCAACtccaaagcagcagcagaggcacAAGTCCTG CATGACCTCAGAGAGCTGTGTGAAGACAGAATTCACTTCTACCAGTCTTTACAAGCGAGCGAACTGAAAACGCAGCACTCTGCAGCCAAACA TATGAGTCGTGAACAGAGGACTGCTGTGTTTCATTACTGGCTGAGTACTGCTGAG AAAGTGTTGGGCGGTTACCCTCCAAACCATGTTCTACAAGCACTGCAGTATTTGGCTTCAAGGGAGCAAAAGGAACTCGAAGAAAAGATAGCTGCTCTGGATGTGATGCAGGATGTGACGGCTCTGCG GTTTAGATATGAAAGCAATCACCTTCTGGATATCTCAGCAGAAGAGGATGATGTGTTGCCACCTGTTAAGACCCTCTTAGAG GCTGCTTGGGAAGAGGTGCAGCAGAGTTTGGTAGAGCTGGCCCAAACTCGTTTCAGAGTCCAGCAGCTCAAAAACCAGTTGCAGATTCGTAAGGAGGAGGCTGAGCATGAGGTGTCTGGTGTTTCTGATGAGTTCCACAATGATTCCTTGGCACT CTCAACCCTCGAAATGGAGCTGCAGCATGTGATGCAGACAGCAGCTCGGGATTATATTAGAGACCGCTGCATCCAGCTCGACCAACATGCCAAAAGCCGTCAGGAGGCACTAAGAAATTTACGCAGCCAGTGGCAGAGTATTTTGGACTTCAGAGACCTAGTG GTCCTCAAACAGGAGCAGATAAGAGGTCTGATTAAAGGAAACTCAGCAGCCAAGACACAGCTGATCCATCTGCATAGAGAG ttgcAGGACTTCATTGAAGGCAAGCTTGTGCCGCAGTTTGATGGCGTCATCACAGCAGCCAACAGTTTAAGAAACTCTATTTCAAAGGAGGTCCGACAGTTTGGGACagtttcttttaattctttgGACCGCAGGACTGTTGATgg AATGCAAAGAGTTCCTGCATCATGGTTGTCCATCCATCGCTTGCAGTCTCCAAGCTTCAGCAACTTGTGTCAGAGCCTGGCATTCCCTCTGTACAAG gcTCCAGAGGAGTTGTGCTCCCTGTCGCGGTCTCAACAGCTTGAGTTGCGTTTTCTTCATCAATTACTGGAGCTTTACTCTGCTACTCTGCAGAGAGTGCAGAAGGAAGCAGAACAGCTGCATGTATCTGATCAAAAAG CTCTGTTGTCCAGAGTCAGAGAGGAGGATCAGAACCTTTTGAAGGCTTTGCTACCGAGAGCCAGAGGTCTCACTCAGCGCTGTGCACAAGGCCTTTCTTACGGAGACCAAGTCAAAGCCGCCATCTCTTACTG GTGGGATAAACCAGCCCAGCATGTCCTGACTGAGGTCTGTAGAGGAGGTCTGACTTACCAGCAGTGGCTTCAAAGGTGGAAACTAGCTGCCAAACCATCTTAG
- the haus5 gene encoding HAUS augmin-like complex subunit 5 isoform X3, translating into MRGNIQWYKVLQDKELKQAEGQSEAAKQRELQKKIEQLKAEISHLDSQISGSEEQLTSQEQSISHIWAQKEDSQCRELLLKAFRQRCSLGCKVLSDDMQKVSDHCQVLDQIAREAEIQVMFDDEPSSSKDDNNLNSKAAAEAQVLHDLRELCEDRIHFYQSLQASELKTQHSAAKHMSREQRTAVFHYWLSTAEKVLGGYPPNHVLQALQYLASREQKELEEKIAALDVMQDVTALRFRYESNHLLDISAEEDDVLPPVKTLLEAAWEEVQQSLVELAQTRFRVQQLKNQLQIRKEEAEHEVSGVSDEFHNDSLALSTLEMELQHVMQTAARDYIRDRCIQLDQHAKSRQEALRNLRSQWQSILDFRDLVVLKQEQIRGLIKGNSAAKTQLIHLHRELQDFIEGKLVPQFDGVITAANSLRNSISKEVRQFGTVSFNSLDRRTVDGMQRVPASWLSIHRLQSPSFSNLCQSLAFPLYKAPEELCSLSRSQQLELRFLHQLLELYSATLQRVQKEAEQLHVSDQKALLSRVREEDQNLLKALLPRARGLTQRCAQGLSYGDQVKAAISYWWDKPAQHVLTEVCRGGLTYQQWLQRWKLAAKPS; encoded by the exons ATGCGTGGAAATATTCAGTG GTACAAAGTACTTCAAGACAAAGAG TTGAAGCAGGCTGAAGGCCAGAGTGAGGCTGCAAAGCAAAGAGAGCTTCAGAAGAAGatagagcagctgaaagctgaGATCAGTCACCTGGACTCTCAGATCAGTGGATCAGAAGAACAGCTGACCAGCCAAG AGCAATCTATCAGTCACATTTGGGCCCAAAAGGAGGACAGCCAGTGCAGAGAGCTGCTTCTGAAGGCCTTCAGACAACGCTGCAGCTTGGGCTGTAAGGTTCTCTCTGATGACATGCAGAAAGTCAGTGACCACTGCCAGGTGCTGGACCAGATTGCAAG GGAAGCAGAGATTCAGGTGATGTTTGATGATGAGCCATCCAGCAGCAAAGATGACAACAACCTCAACtccaaagcagcagcagaggcacAAGTCCTG CATGACCTCAGAGAGCTGTGTGAAGACAGAATTCACTTCTACCAGTCTTTACAAGCGAGCGAACTGAAAACGCAGCACTCTGCAGCCAAACA TATGAGTCGTGAACAGAGGACTGCTGTGTTTCATTACTGGCTGAGTACTGCTGAG AAAGTGTTGGGCGGTTACCCTCCAAACCATGTTCTACAAGCACTGCAGTATTTGGCTTCAAGGGAGCAAAAGGAACTCGAAGAAAAGATAGCTGCTCTGGATGTGATGCAGGATGTGACGGCTCTGCG GTTTAGATATGAAAGCAATCACCTTCTGGATATCTCAGCAGAAGAGGATGATGTGTTGCCACCTGTTAAGACCCTCTTAGAG GCTGCTTGGGAAGAGGTGCAGCAGAGTTTGGTAGAGCTGGCCCAAACTCGTTTCAGAGTCCAGCAGCTCAAAAACCAGTTGCAGATTCGTAAGGAGGAGGCTGAGCATGAGGTGTCTGGTGTTTCTGATGAGTTCCACAATGATTCCTTGGCACT CTCAACCCTCGAAATGGAGCTGCAGCATGTGATGCAGACAGCAGCTCGGGATTATATTAGAGACCGCTGCATCCAGCTCGACCAACATGCCAAAAGCCGTCAGGAGGCACTAAGAAATTTACGCAGCCAGTGGCAGAGTATTTTGGACTTCAGAGACCTAGTG GTCCTCAAACAGGAGCAGATAAGAGGTCTGATTAAAGGAAACTCAGCAGCCAAGACACAGCTGATCCATCTGCATAGAGAG ttgcAGGACTTCATTGAAGGCAAGCTTGTGCCGCAGTTTGATGGCGTCATCACAGCAGCCAACAGTTTAAGAAACTCTATTTCAAAGGAGGTCCGACAGTTTGGGACagtttcttttaattctttgGACCGCAGGACTGTTGATgg AATGCAAAGAGTTCCTGCATCATGGTTGTCCATCCATCGCTTGCAGTCTCCAAGCTTCAGCAACTTGTGTCAGAGCCTGGCATTCCCTCTGTACAAG gcTCCAGAGGAGTTGTGCTCCCTGTCGCGGTCTCAACAGCTTGAGTTGCGTTTTCTTCATCAATTACTGGAGCTTTACTCTGCTACTCTGCAGAGAGTGCAGAAGGAAGCAGAACAGCTGCATGTATCTGATCAAAAAG CTCTGTTGTCCAGAGTCAGAGAGGAGGATCAGAACCTTTTGAAGGCTTTGCTACCGAGAGCCAGAGGTCTCACTCAGCGCTGTGCACAAGGCCTTTCTTACGGAGACCAAGTCAAAGCCGCCATCTCTTACTG GTGGGATAAACCAGCCCAGCATGTCCTGACTGAGGTCTGTAGAGGAGGTCTGACTTACCAGCAGTGGCTTCAAAGGTGGAAACTAGCTGCCAAACCATCTTAG
- the haus5 gene encoding HAUS augmin-like complex subunit 5 isoform X2 produces the protein MADRSLVKDLKRWATDEFCLPPDSLPNDNYFKTLCVGSGKSIWKYIIQHVFQQRNVRIMRGNIQWYKVLQDKELKQAEGQSEAAKQRELQKKIEQLKAEISHLDSQISGSEEQLTSQEQSISHIWAQKEDSQCRELLLKAFRQRCSLGCKVLSDDMQKVSDHCQVLDQIAREAEIQVMFDDEPSSSKDDNNLNSKAAAEAQVLHDLRELCEDRIHFYQSLQASELKTQHSAAKHMSREQRTAVFHYWLSTAEKVLGGYPPNHVLQALQYLASREQKELEEKIAALDVMQDVTALRYESNHLLDISAEEDDVLPPVKTLLEAAWEEVQQSLVELAQTRFRVQQLKNQLQIRKEEAEHEVSGVSDEFHNDSLALSTLEMELQHVMQTAARDYIRDRCIQLDQHAKSRQEALRNLRSQWQSILDFRDLVVLKQEQIRGLIKGNSAAKTQLIHLHRELQDFIEGKLVPQFDGVITAANSLRNSISKEVRQFGTVSFNSLDRRTVDGMQRVPASWLSIHRLQSPSFSNLCQSLAFPLYKAPEELCSLSRSQQLELRFLHQLLELYSATLQRVQKEAEQLHVSDQKALLSRVREEDQNLLKALLPRARGLTQRCAQGLSYGDQVKAAISYWWDKPAQHVLTEVCRGGLTYQQWLQRWKLAAKPS, from the exons atgGCGGATAGAAGTCTTGTCAAAGATTTGAAACGCTGGGCGACAGATGAGTTTTGTTTGCCTCCAGACAGTCTACCTAATGACAACTACTTTAAAAC GCTGTGTGTTGGTAGTGGGAAGTCAATATGGAAATACATAATCCAACACGTTTTTCAACAAAg GAATGTGAGGATCATGCGTGGAAATATTCAGTG GTACAAAGTACTTCAAGACAAAGAG TTGAAGCAGGCTGAAGGCCAGAGTGAGGCTGCAAAGCAAAGAGAGCTTCAGAAGAAGatagagcagctgaaagctgaGATCAGTCACCTGGACTCTCAGATCAGTGGATCAGAAGAACAGCTGACCAGCCAAG AGCAATCTATCAGTCACATTTGGGCCCAAAAGGAGGACAGCCAGTGCAGAGAGCTGCTTCTGAAGGCCTTCAGACAACGCTGCAGCTTGGGCTGTAAGGTTCTCTCTGATGACATGCAGAAAGTCAGTGACCACTGCCAGGTGCTGGACCAGATTGCAAG GGAAGCAGAGATTCAGGTGATGTTTGATGATGAGCCATCCAGCAGCAAAGATGACAACAACCTCAACtccaaagcagcagcagaggcacAAGTCCTG CATGACCTCAGAGAGCTGTGTGAAGACAGAATTCACTTCTACCAGTCTTTACAAGCGAGCGAACTGAAAACGCAGCACTCTGCAGCCAAACA TATGAGTCGTGAACAGAGGACTGCTGTGTTTCATTACTGGCTGAGTACTGCTGAG AAAGTGTTGGGCGGTTACCCTCCAAACCATGTTCTACAAGCACTGCAGTATTTGGCTTCAAGGGAGCAAAAGGAACTCGAAGAAAAGATAGCTGCTCTGGATGTGATGCAGGATGTGACGGCTCTGCG ATATGAAAGCAATCACCTTCTGGATATCTCAGCAGAAGAGGATGATGTGTTGCCACCTGTTAAGACCCTCTTAGAG GCTGCTTGGGAAGAGGTGCAGCAGAGTTTGGTAGAGCTGGCCCAAACTCGTTTCAGAGTCCAGCAGCTCAAAAACCAGTTGCAGATTCGTAAGGAGGAGGCTGAGCATGAGGTGTCTGGTGTTTCTGATGAGTTCCACAATGATTCCTTGGCACT CTCAACCCTCGAAATGGAGCTGCAGCATGTGATGCAGACAGCAGCTCGGGATTATATTAGAGACCGCTGCATCCAGCTCGACCAACATGCCAAAAGCCGTCAGGAGGCACTAAGAAATTTACGCAGCCAGTGGCAGAGTATTTTGGACTTCAGAGACCTAGTG GTCCTCAAACAGGAGCAGATAAGAGGTCTGATTAAAGGAAACTCAGCAGCCAAGACACAGCTGATCCATCTGCATAGAGAG ttgcAGGACTTCATTGAAGGCAAGCTTGTGCCGCAGTTTGATGGCGTCATCACAGCAGCCAACAGTTTAAGAAACTCTATTTCAAAGGAGGTCCGACAGTTTGGGACagtttcttttaattctttgGACCGCAGGACTGTTGATgg AATGCAAAGAGTTCCTGCATCATGGTTGTCCATCCATCGCTTGCAGTCTCCAAGCTTCAGCAACTTGTGTCAGAGCCTGGCATTCCCTCTGTACAAG gcTCCAGAGGAGTTGTGCTCCCTGTCGCGGTCTCAACAGCTTGAGTTGCGTTTTCTTCATCAATTACTGGAGCTTTACTCTGCTACTCTGCAGAGAGTGCAGAAGGAAGCAGAACAGCTGCATGTATCTGATCAAAAAG CTCTGTTGTCCAGAGTCAGAGAGGAGGATCAGAACCTTTTGAAGGCTTTGCTACCGAGAGCCAGAGGTCTCACTCAGCGCTGTGCACAAGGCCTTTCTTACGGAGACCAAGTCAAAGCCGCCATCTCTTACTG GTGGGATAAACCAGCCCAGCATGTCCTGACTGAGGTCTGTAGAGGAGGTCTGACTTACCAGCAGTGGCTTCAAAGGTGGAAACTAGCTGCCAAACCATCTTAG